The DNA region TTATTTGGTAAGTCATCTGTATGAATAACATCAAACCCTTTGTTTCTTAAATGCAAAGCAAGTTTAAAAGGTAAGTTTGCATCGATTAAGAATTTCATGCAAGAATTTTTGCAATTGATTTAATCCGAGATAGTTGCGAAGCAAATGAAAGACATGCTTTAATGTCACCTAATTCTAGAGCGGGGTAGTCCTCAATGATTTCAATTTCCGACATTCCAGCAGACAGTAAATCTAAAATCAAATCCACTGTATAACGAGTATTTCTAATCGTTGGTCGTCCGTGACAAATTTCAGGATTAACTGTAATTCGATCTATTAGTTCTCTATTCATAACAGTACAAATTTACAAAATAATTTTAGGTTAAATTTTAAGTTGTGGTTGAGACAATAGGTGCTAACACGAGATTGTGCTTCACAAAGCTAAAACTACCCTCTTACAAATTCTTTCGTCCCCAATATTCTTACAATTAGCGTAATATTGTATCGTTTTCAAAGTCCCCTTTGGGGATTTAAACAATATTATGCAAAATATCTGGGTGTTCATCGCCCTTGTACTCGCTTGCAATTTTTCTATAAGCCACCGTTAGCGCCACACTCGAAAGCGGCACAATTAAAAACGAACTTAAAATATTTACAATGAAGGCTACAAATGGCCAGTGCAACAAGTTGAACAATAAATAAATTAAATAGCCTCCGC from Pedobacter endophyticus includes:
- a CDS encoding DUF433 domain-containing protein → MNRELIDRITVNPEICHGRPTIRNTRYTVDLILDLLSAGMSEIEIIEDYPALELGDIKACLSFASQLSRIKSIAKILA